In the genome of Brachionichthys hirsutus isolate HB-005 chromosome 23, CSIRO-AGI_Bhir_v1, whole genome shotgun sequence, one region contains:
- the spag17 gene encoding sperm-associated antigen 17: protein MPPKPAKKRSAAKPAAVVNSNWEPALTAEPVQEESWTPSVSFVVEGGPEAEAAIRALSLAVQRPQRRLFSLLSRDGVLTQVHELGNPKARSGDAPPFCEVNQPAKALLDAGKDVPSDLMAKILKFQLLQIKAGDQQRGEAEQVTPGGGEERKTSMKRRDDVDPPPPEFRDDEPEAGPQRYVLLIGFHQPLLIGALEAVGVHVDNVIKLCSEQQRPLLAAPPAPDQGDGLPGRRSFTPCVVIDDPGEAGRARSLDRFWAGLRPALDGGPPGSKLHDVVLLSYPVPDPPPPSDTRDPEAQLDAGTQIFDGVSNLIYACLDWRRQHRHYLDRMALTGVPAVSPVVDLRYYTSLLDLVPPEACSVALMLHCMLEQVVLSSAPVPSRVGERPGPGLDHQLIRFLLRSFLPLARTEDDRRLMVSGLMTTAQPEEDTKRLLEEFGSEQNQKNRRPLLIRHHDDRALRLRDVTAAQGFDPWEAEASMMRLSPVWRLTGSGAEEQRSNRRSSWAASRQQLQNFCSDDVVPWPEVERLLHLSVFESMPLTQTDRDGVLLEPAQQRGRGTIPWDDPLSFAQQKLNTRVWVPCSVSRKALPRDAACSLQQVALSDIQRCRIRSLIDRHHVEHHDASVLPQVLQAASEEYRCLDTFRGSHDNFLYIFCHDPMSARRHSNELWDATLHTDVGFRKYLEHVADSISDWIKEEESKREANLSPPEPPQGAEEEEEEEEPVIRRDSLKAWRLEEERLKEEALEKNPKKENSAKGQRPPREEAKPAEEKGKKSSSARTPAAPPGGEEAALQPTEKHKARTPAAPPGGEEAALQPTEKHKARAPAAPPGGEEAELQPTEKHKRFAGYATGGQLIHASGRLQHVFPSDGGQITVETIRYTEGSSLMKVVVKKDGHRFHTHINEVVVRLLNVPVRASRAGVGLLSEPVTATRVKQGSFTAALQNGVHLSYSSYGPTGEHAGSAPEQNRRGGAGRVNPPDPEPAPSVLSLSVPNGLLLQFLSEDTPEGRGVLLKQSFPLHGRGPGGQIQDPSLSEELSRTVTSQGAVIRSMRGGSTEVLFADGSVSSSPDSGPVWAQASQARPDVSVRVGTEPDPPEGRWLTTTPSGTRLHTVGSTRQRLPAAPLLVYEATDPVTQEVMLTREDLVVSVRNPDGSLIVEHADGTRITSCDRDGPPGGEGSDPPRERLVLVEKEGCAAVVLDPERRSASVSLADGTVVTGDAQGAYQVFPSNGGLLRIQSDGRSVYSSGPTGGSAPNQPGSYTMSHTGRVACDVTDLDGNRYEVMEDGKLSVEEEQEEEEQEAETHLEHRALHPPRLFLVHRDGSGSELLSSQTVDDLLRQATSDPDAALLREPLPDAQNDFGVTVLKPAHRTVWARWLLGKQNPDIVPVNLRNRSWRDFPRTEEKNPGPPFGSDVGRGLSLRERSGSGSGSRAEGPPVRSRPQVLEIRELRQHRPITALLRDAVDTRLKEFIHSLMKREEEEEERKVKDLRTEEERSHSRDVFKLLRKCLLCTSEELQNQSRTLKPGPQNPETGRTSKRLAFMHESRKRRTKQEVAEEEAQRAALRKRSVVPFFHPENVPFHQVGGPGRRSLLLDRTPVSRDPPPIPASGSSEDALRDATQGDSSEDVLRDAPQEDSSEDVLRDAPQEDSPEDALRDAPQEDSSEDVLRDAPQGDSSEDALRDAPQEDSSEDVLRDAPHGDSPEDALRDAPQGDSSEDILRDAPQGDSSEDALRDAPQGDSPEDALRDAPQEDSSEDVFFYSKPKTRPTNPTPQPAGERALSGSAGRFKSVHLDVTGGPRRSKVRLPASILSSKPRSEPNQQFLSVEEPARRRCCYVSLSDPRGFQLLPSAVDFGTLREGSASAVTVRMRNVGVDTCRFHVKPPPPSSGLRVVYNPGPVPAGLHVDLQVQLLALSAVQSGAAAPQTSISHDVVIQTELEILHLPVRAAVLPQRLYDVWLQDHRGPPHNRDSRVRPLSSSPPGGDGRPAGTGPIRVMSTRGQNRTCTCLSVCDFQDGSDVGSSSQLDSTRGVTSAAAAN, encoded by the exons GTGAACCAGCCGGCCAAGGCGCTGCTGGACGCGGGGAAAGACGTTCCCTCCGACCTGATGGCGAAAATCCTGAAgttccagctgctgcagatcaAAGCCGGAGACCAGCAGAGGGGGGAGGCCGAGCAGgtgaccccgggggggggggag GAGAGGAAGACCTCGATGAAGCGCCGGGACGACGTCGACCCGCCCCCGCCCGAGTTCAGGG ATGACGAGCCGGAGGCGGGGCCTCAACGCTACGTGCTGCTGATTGGCTTCCACCAGCCCCTCCTGATCGGGGCTCTGGAGGCTGTCGGGGTCCACGTGGACAACGTCATCAAACTGTGTTCGGAGCAGCAGCGCCCCCTCCTGGCGGCTCCGCCGGCTCCAGACCAAGGTGACGGGCTTCCGGGCCGCAGGTCGTTTACGCCGTGTGTTGTTATTGAC GATCCAGGCGAGGCTGGACGGGCCAGGAGTTTGGATCGGTTCTGGGCGGGTCTGAGACCAGCTTTGGACGGCGGGCCTCCAGGGTCGAAGCTCCACGACGTGGTTCTGCTCAGCTACCCCGTCCCGGATCCGCCGCCCCCCAGCGACACCCGGGACCCCGAAGCTCAG CTGGACGCGGGGACCCAGATCTTTGACGGGGTGTCCAACCTCATCTATGCCTGTCTGGACTGGAGAAGGCAGCATCGGCACTACCTGGACCGCATGGCGCTCACCGGGGTCCCCGCTGTGTCCCCAGTGGTGGACCTGCGGTACTACACCTCCCTCCTGGACCTGGTCCCCCCAGAAGCCTGCTCCGTGGCCCTGATGCTGCACTGCATGCTGGAGCAG GTGGTGCTTTCGTCCGCCCCGGTTCCGTCCCGCGTGGGTGAGCGTCCCGGACCGGGTTTAgatcatcagctgatccgcttcCTGCTGCGGAGCTTCCTGCCTCTGGCCCGGACCGAGGACGACCGGAGGCTCATGGTCAGCGGCCTGATGACGACAGCGCAGCCCGAGGAGGACACAAAG CGCCTCCTGGAGGAGTTTGGGTCTGAGCAGAACCAGAAGAACCGGCGTCCTCTGCTGATCCGGCACCACGACGACAGGGCGCTGCGTTTGAGAGATGTCACT GCGGCTCAGGGCTTCGACCCGTGGGAGGCGGAGGCGTCCATGATGAGGCTGTCTCCCGTGTGGCGGCTGACGGGCTCCGGagcggaggagcagaggagcaacAGGAGGTCCAGCTGGGCGGCCtccaggcagcagctgcagaacttCTGCTCGGACG ATGTGGTGCCGTGGCCGGAGGTGGAGCGTCTGCTCCATCTGAGCGTGTTCGAGAGTATGCCGCTGACCCAGACGGACCGGGACGGGGTTCTGCTGGAACCGGCACAGCAGCGGGGACGCGGGACAATCCCGTGGGACGACCCGCTGTCCTTCGCTCAGCAGAAACTCAACACGCGGGTATGGGTTCCATGTTCTGTTTCAAGAAAGGCCCTCCCTAGAGACGCTGCCTGTtctctccagcaggtggcgctctcTGACATCCAGAGGTGCAGGATCAGATCTCTGATTGACCGGCACCACGTCGAGCACCACGACGCCTCCGTCCTCCCCCAG GTGCTCCAGGCGGCCTCGGAGGAATACCGCTGCCTGGATACCTTCAGAGGAAGTCACGACAACTTCCTGTACATCTTCTGTCACGACCCGATGAGCGCCCGTCGCCACAGCAACGAGTTGTGGGACGCGACCCTTCACACGGACGTCGGGTTCAG GAAGTACCTGGAGCACGTGGCCGACTCCATTTCAGACTGGATTAAAGAGGAGGAGTCAAAGAGGGAGGCGAACCTCAGCCCTCCTGAGCCTCCACAAggtgcggaggaggaggaggaggaggaggagccagtcATCAGGAGAGACTCCCTCAAA GcctggaggctggaggaggagcgtctgaaggaggaggcgctggagaagaACCCAAAGAAGGAGAACTCAGCCAAAGGCCAAAGACCTCCGAGGGAGGAGGCCaaaccagcagaggagaaagggaagaagaGCAGTTCAGCCAGGACCCCCGCAGCGCCCCCCGGTGGAGAGGAGGCTGCACTGCAGccgacagagaaacacaaagccaGGACCCCCGCAGCGCCCCCCGGTGGAGAGGAGGCTGCACTGCAGccgacagagaaacacaaagccaGGGCCCCCGCAGCGCCCCCCGGTGGAGAGGAGGCCGAACTGCAGccgacagagaaacacaaa CGCTTCGCAGGCTACGCCACCGGCGGGCAGCTGATCCACGCCTCCGGTCGTCTGCAGCACGTCTTCCCCTCCGACGGGGGACAGATCACCGTGGAGACCATAAGATACACCGAAG GCTCCAGCCTGATGAAAGTGGTCGTCAAGAAGGACGGCCATCGTTTCCACACCCACATCAACGAGGTTGTTG TGCGCCTGCTGAATGTTCCGGTTCGTGCTTCACGGGCCGGCGTGGGTTTGCTTTCAGAACCGGTGACGGCGACCCGAGTGAAGCAGGGCTCCTTCACAGCGGCGCTACAGAACGGGGTCCACCTGTCCTACAGTTCCTACGGGCCCACGGGAGAACACGCAGGTAGCGCGCCTGAGCAGAACcgccggggcggggcggggcggg TGAACCCCCCGGACCCAGAGCCCGCCCCCTCCGTCCTGAGCCTGTCGGTTCCCAACGGCCTCCTGCTGCAGTTCCTGAGCGAGGACACGCCAG AGGGCCGGGGCGTGTTGCTGAAGCAGAGCTTCCCTCTTCACGGTCGGGGCCCTGGAGGGCAGATCCAGGACCCGTCCCTGTCCGAAGAACTGTCCCGCACCGTCACCAGCCAGGGCGCCGTGATCCGGTCCATGAGAGGCGGGTCCACGGAG GTTCTGTTCGCAGACGGCTCCGTCAGCTCCAGTCCGGATTCCGGTCCGGTCTGGGCTCAGGCGTCTCAGGCCCGGCCCGACGTGTCGGTCCGTGTCGGTACGGAACCCGACCCACCGGAGGGGCGCTGGCTCACCACCACTCCATCCGGGACACGCCTCCACACCGTCGGGTCGACCCGCCAGCGCCTCCCCGCCGCGCCGCTCCTGGTCTACGAGGCCACAGACCCGGTCACCCAGGAG GTGATGCTGACCCGCGAGGATCTGGTGGTTTCCGTGCGGAACCCGGACGGGTCCCTGATTGTGGAGCACGCAGACGGAACCAGGATCACCAGCTGTGACCGAGACGGGCCCCCGGGGGGCGAGGGGAGCGACCCCCCCAGAGAACGGCTGGTTCTGGTGGAGAAGGAGGGCTGCGCCGCCGTGGTCCTGGACCCGGAGCGGCGCTCGGCTAGCGTCTCCTTAGCCGACGGGACCGTCGTCACCGGGGACGCCCAGGGAGCCTATCAG GTGTTCCCGTCCAACGGCGGCCTCCTGCGGATCCAGAGCGATGGGAGGAGCGTGTACTCCTCAGGCCCAACGGGAGGCTCCGCCCCCAACCAACCGGGAAGCTACACCATGAGTCACACGGGTCGCGTGGCCTGTGACGTCACGGACCTGGACGGGAACCGTTACGAG GTGATGGAGGACGGGAAGCTgtcagtggaggaggagcaggaggaggaggagcaggaggcggagacTCATCTCGAGCACAGGGCCCTTCATCCTCCCAG gctgtttCTGGTCCACCGGGACGGTTCCGGTTCTGAACTCCTGAGCTCCCAGACGGTGGACGACCTGCTCCGCCAGGCGACCTCCGACCCGGACGCCGCTCTGCTGAGGGAACCGCTGCCGGACGCACAAA ATGACTTTGGCGTCACCGTCCTGAAGCCCGCCCATCGGACCGTGTGGGCCCGGTGGTTGCTAGGGAAACAGAACCCCGACATCGTCCCCGTCAACCTCAGGAACCGCAGCTGGCGTGACTTCCCGAGGACGGAG GAGAAGAACCCGGGGCCGCCGTTCGGCTCCGACGTCGGACGAGGCTTGAGTCTGAGGGAGCggtccggttccggttctggttccagAGCAGAAGGGCCCCCTGTGAGGAGCCGCCCCCAGGTCCTAGAGATCAGGGAGCTGCGCCAGcaccggccaatcacagcgctgCTCAGAGACGCCGTAGACACGCGGCTAAAG GAGTTCATCCACAGTctgatgaagagggaggaggaagaggaggagaggaaggtcaAAGATCTTCGCACCGAGGAGGAGCGCTCACACAGCAGGGACGTGTTCAAGCTGCTG AGGAAGTGCTTACTCTGTACATCCGAGGAGCTGCAGAACCAGAGTCGGACTCTGAAGCCCGGTCCACAGAACCCAGAGACGGGTAGGACGTCAAAGCGCCTCGCGTTCATGCACGAGTCCAGAAAGAGACGGACAAA acaggaagtggccgaGGAGGAGGCTCAGAGAGCGgcgctgaggaagaggagcgtcGTTCCTTTCTTCCACCCGGAGAACGTCCCCTTCCACCAGGTGGGGGGTCCAGGTAGGAGGAGCCTGCTGCTGGACCGAACCCCCGTCTCCAGGGACCCGCCTCCCATCCCAGCGTCAGGCAGCAGCGAGGACGCCCTGAGAGACGCCACCCAGGGGGACAGCAGCGAGGACGTCCTGAGAGACGCCCCCCAGGAGGACAGCAGCGAGGACGTCCTGAGAGACGCCCCCCAGGAGGACAGCCCCGAGGACGCCTTGAGAGACGCCCCCCAGGAGGACAGCAGCGAGGACGTCCTGAGAGACGCCCCCCAGGGGGACAGCAGCGAGGACGCCCTGAGAGACGCCCCCCAGGAGGACAGCAGCGAGGACGTCCTGAGAGACGCCccccacggggacagccccgaGGACGCCCTGAGAGACGCCCCCCAGGGGGACAGCAGCGAGGACATCCTGAGAGACGCCCCCCAGGGGGACAGCAGCGAGGACGCCCTGAGAGACGCCCCCCAGGGGGACAGCCCCGAGGACGCCTTGAGAGACGCCCCCCAGGAGGACAGCAGCGAGGACGTTTTCTTCTACAGCAAGCCCAAAACGAGACCCACAAACCCGACGCCTCAGCCCGCCG GTGAACGCGCTCTCAGCGGCTCCGCCGGCCGTTTCAAGTCGGTTCACCTGGATGTGACTGGAGGACCCAGGAGGTCTAAGGTTCGACTCCCAGCGTCCATCCTCAGCTCCAAACCCCGGAGCGAGCCGAACCAGCAG TTCCTGTCCGTGGAGGAGCcggcgaggaggaggtgctgctaCGTCTCCCTGAGCGACCCGCGGGGGTTCCAGCTCCTCCCCTCCGCCGTGGACTTCGGAACGCTTCGGGaaggctccgcctccgccgTCACCGTGAGGATGAGGAACGTGGGCGTGGACACCTGCAG gttccACGTGAAGCCGCCTCCCCCTTCCTCAGGCCTGCGGGTCGTTTATAATCCCGGACCG GTGCCTGCAGGGCTGCATGTGGACCTGCAGGTTCAGCTGCTCGCCTTGAGCGCCGTCCAATCAGGAGCAGCGGCGCCGCAGACCTCCATCTCGCACGACGTCGTCATCCAAACGGAGCTGGAGATCCTCCACCTGCCCGTCCGCGCTG CCGTCCTTCCTCAGAGACTGTACGACGTCTGGCTCCAGGACCACAGAGGACCCCCCCACAACAGGGACTCCAGGGTCCGCCCACTGTCCTCCAGCCCCCCGGGTGGAGACGGGCGTCCTGCAGGTACCGGTCCAATCAGAGTCATGTCCACGAGGGGACAGAACCGAACCTGcacctgtctttctgtgtgtgactTTCAGGACGGGAGTGACgtcggcagcagcagccaattaGATTCGACCCGCGGAGTgacgtcagcagcagcagccaattaG